Proteins encoded by one window of Channa argus isolate prfri chromosome 1, Channa argus male v1.0, whole genome shotgun sequence:
- the mrpl14 gene encoding large ribosomal subunit protein uL14m: MAMVHLTKSVSRLLVETSSLIHQRTFSVSAVAAAIQKMTRVRVVDNSSLGNTPYHRPPRVIHVYTKNGVGKVGDKVLLAIKGQKKKALIVGHKMPGERMTPRFDSNNVVLIEDNGNPTGTRIKVPLPTHLRKMEGDYSKVLAIASSFV, encoded by the exons ATGGCTATGGTCCATCTTACAAAATCTGTATCGAGGCTTCTCGTAGAGACATCGTCCCTGATTCATCAGAGGACCTTTAG TGTGTCAGCTGTTGCAGCTGCAATCCAAAAAATGACAAGAGTGCGTGTAGTGGACAACAGCTCTCTTGGAAACACACCATATCACCGTCCACCAAGAGTGATCCATGTCTACACCAAGAATGGAGTAGGAAAAGTTGGTGACAAAGTTTTGCTTGCCATCaaaggacagaagaagaaagcacTAATTGTTGGACACAAAATGCCGGGGGAACGCATGACTCCGCGCTTTGATTCAAACAATGTTGTGCTGATTGAGGACAATGGGAACCCAACAGGAACAAGGATTAAGGTCCCTTTACCCACACATCTACGCAAAATGGAGGGAGACTATTCTAAAGTGTTAGCAATTGCTAGTTCATTTGTTTAA
- the capn1a gene encoding calpain 1, (mu/I) large subunit a yields the protein MYPVGGMSAVIYSNRLRAEGMGSKEQAVSFANQDYEALKQQCVESGSLFEDPCFPAEPPSLGFKELAPYSSKTRDVVWNRPTELTDDPQFIVGGATRTDICQGALGDCWLLAAIASLTLNERLLHRVVPHGQSFQDDYCGIFHFQFWQFGDWIDVVIDDRLPVKDGELMFVHSAEGNEFWSALLEKAYAKLNGSYEALSGGSTTEGFEDFTGGVSEMYELRKAPKDLHRIISKALERGSLLGCSIDITSAFDMEAVTFKKLVKGHAYSVTGLKEVTFRGSMVRLIRIRNPWGQVEWTGAWSDNASEWDEIDPSEREDLHLQMEDGEFWMSFSDFIRQFSRLEICNLTPDALCEDNLSHWNTMKFYGTWRRGSTAGGCRNHPNTFWINPQYKITLLEEDDDPEDDEVACSFLVALMQKDRRRYRRHGQDMHTIGFALYEIPEEYRGCQNVHLKKNFFLKNSSCARSETFINLREVSTRLRLPPGEYLVVPSTFEPGKEADFVLRVFTEKQSETEELDDEISADLGDDEEITEDDIEDSFKSMFAQLAGEDMEISVHELRTILNRVISRHKDLKTDGFSMESCRTMVNLMDKDGSARLGLVEFQILWNKIRKWLVIFREFDLDKSGAMSSYEMRLAVEAAGFKLNNRLNQILVARYAENEMIDFDNFICCLVKLEVMFRSFQQLDKEGSGMAEMNLTEWLYLTMCG from the exons ATGTATCCAGTCGGAGGGATGTCTGCAGTAATATACTCCAACAGGCTCCGGGCCGAAGGCATGGGCTCCAAGGAGCAGGCTGTGAGCTTTGCCAATCAAGACTATGAGGCACTAAAGCAACAGTGTGTGGAGTCAGGCAGTCTGTTCGAAGACCCCTGTTTCCCTGCTGAGCCCCCATCCCTGGGCTTCAAGGAACTTGCCCCCTATTCCTCCAAAACTAGAGATGTGGTGTGGAATAGACCCACg GAGCTAACAGATGATCCTCAGTTCATCGTGGGTGGGGCCACCAGAACTGATATCTGCCAGGGAGCACTGG GTGATTGTTGGCTATTGGCAGCCATCGCCTCTCTCACTCTGAATGAGAGGCTTCTTCATCGGGTTGTTCCACATGGGCAATCCTTTCAGGATGACTACTGTGGAATTTTCCACTTTCAG TTCTGGCAGTTTGGCGACTGGATAGATGTTGTGATAGATGACAGACTACCTGTCAAAGATGGGGAGCTCATGTTTGTCCATTCAGCTGAGGGGAATGAATTCTGGAGTGCTCTCCTGGAGAAGGCTTATGCCAA GTTGAATGGCTCCTATGAGGCTCTGTCTGGAGGAAGCACCACTGAAGGGTTTGAGGACTTCACAGGTGGCGTGTCTGAAATGTATGAACTCCGCAAGGCTCCCAAAGATCTGCACAGGATAATCAGCAAAGCTCTGGAGAGAGGCTCGCTGCTGGGCTGTTCTATCGAT ATCACCAGCGCATTTGACATGGAGGCTGTTACATTCAAGAAGCTTGTGAAGGGCCACGCCTACTCAGTGACTGGATTGAAGGAG GTTACTTTTCGTGGCAGCATGGTACGTCTGATCCGAATACGTAACCCTTGGGGCCAGGTGGAGTGGACTGGTGCCTGGAGTGACAA TGCTTCTGAATGGGATGAGATCGACCCTTCTGAACGAGAAGACCTGCATCTGCAGATGGAAGATGGGGAGTTTTG gATGTCCTTCAGTGATTTCATTCGTCAGTTTTCTCGGTTAGAGATCTGTAACTTGACTCCTGACGCTCTGTGTGAGGACAATCTCAGCCACTGGAACACCATGAAGTTCTATGGAACATGGAGGAGAGGCAGCACAGCTGGAGGCTGCAGAAACCATCCCA ATACATTTTGGATCAACCCCCAGTATAAGATCACGTTGCTGGAGGAGGATGATGACCCAGAGGATGATGAGGTAGCGTGCAGTTTTTTAGTGGCCCTCATGCAGAAGGACCGCCGCAGATATCGCCGCCATGGTCAGGACATGCACACCATTGGCTTTGCTCTTTATGAG ATACCAGAAGAG TACAGAGGCTGCCAGAATGTCCATTTGAAGAAaaatttctttttgaaaaattcATCATGTGCTCGGTCAGAGACTTTCATTAACCTGCGTGAGGTGAGCACTCGGCTGCGTCTGCCCCCAGGAGAATACCTCGTCGTTCCGTCCACCTTTGAGCCCGGTAAAGAGGCTGACTTTGTCCTCAGAGTCTTCACTGAGAAACAATCAGAAACAGA GGAATTGGATGATGAAATCTCAGCTGACTTAGGAGATGAT gAGGAAATAACTGAAGATGACATTGAAGACTCTTTTAAGTCCATGTTTGCCCAGCTAGCAGGAGag GACATGGAGATTTCTGTTCATGAGCTTAGGACCATTCTCAACCGAGTCATCTCCCGAC acAAAGATCTGAAGACTGATGGCTTCAGTATGGAGTCGTGTAGGACCATGGTCAACCTGATGGAT AAAGATGGTAGCGCCCGTTTAGGGCTGGTGGAGTTTCAGATCCTCTGGAACAAGATCCGAAAGTGGCTG GTAATTTTCAGAGAGTTTGACCTGGACAAGTCAGGGGCGATGAGCTCATATGAGATGCGTCTTGCTGTGGAGGCTGCAG GTTTTAAACTGAACAACAGACTGAACCAGATTCTTGTAGCTCGATATGCAGAGAATGAGATGATTGACTTTGACAACTTCATCTGCTGCTTGGTCAAACTTGAAGTCATGTTTA ggtcTTTTCAGCAGTTGGACAAGGAAGGATCAGGAATGGCTGAGATGAATCTCACAGAG TGGCTTTACCTGACAATGTGTGGTTGA
- the LOC137137930 gene encoding calpain-2 catalytic subunit-like, whose amino-acid sequence MTSTAARVARQQDKDQGIGTIQNAVNFCQQDYETLRQQCLQSKRLFEDDCFPADSKTLGYNELGPYSSKTRGVVWKRPTELCSNPQFICDGATRTDICQGVLGDCWLLAAIASLTLDQQFLDRVVPAGQSFTDDYAGIFHFQIWQYGEWVDVVVDDRLPTKDGKLLFVHSAEGSEFWGALLEKAYAKVNGSYEVLSGGNTIEGFEDFTGGIAESYELINAPPKLFQIMQKALRMGSLMGCSIDITSANETEAVTALKLVKGHAYSVTGAEEVHCKGKLVQLVRIRNPWGQVEWTGPWSDGSSEWKSINGEEKKRLYNLAEDGEFWMAFSDFIKQFSKLEICNLTPDTLTSDEVSGWNNYQFEGMWRVGSTAGGCLNHLATFTSNPQFVIRLEDVDDHPVDGKEGCTFLVGLMQKDGRRQRRLNQDIETIGFTIYKVPDEYKGRSNVRLGPEILLRQTPVAVSTFINTREVCERFKLPPGEYAIIPSTFKPHKNGSFLLRVFSENHAATSPLEEKITAKLEEEVISEKDVDPHFKYLFKQIAGSDMEVSVFELMEVLNKVVSQRSDIKTHEFSLETCRLIVSLLDKDESSTLGLMEFHLLWIKLQKYLEIFKQRDTDHSGTMSSHEMREAVTEAGFQVNSAVLQAIVNRYADAQYAIDFDCFVSCLIKLEMLYKMFKSLEKGNSGKIELDMQEWLCLAIY is encoded by the exons ATGACATCCACAGCTGCTCGAGTGGCCCGCCAGCAGGACAAGGACCAAGGCATTGGCACCATCCAGAATGCAGTGAACTTTTGCCAGCAGGATTATGAGACTCTGCGTCAACAGTGTCTGCAGAGCAAACGTCTCTTTGAGGACGACTGCTTTCCAGCTGACTCCAAAACACTGGGCTACAACGAGCTGGGGCCATATTCTTCAAAGACCAGGGGGGTTGTCTGGAAGAGACCGACG GAACTGTGCTCCAACCCACAGTTCATTTGTGATGGAGCCACAAGGACGGATATTTGCCAAGGAGTTCTGG GTGACTGCTGGCTTCTGGCTGCCatagcctctctgactttagaCCAGCAGTTCCTGGATCGTGTGGTGCCTGCCGGGCAAAGTTTCACTGACGATTATGCTGGAATATTTCACTTCCAG ATCTGGCAGTATGGTGAGTGGGTGGATGTGGTGGTTGATGACCGTTTACCCACCAAAGATGgaaagctgctgtttgttcactcaGCTGAGGGCTCAGAGTTTTGGGGCGCACTGCTGGAGAAGGCCTATGCTAA AGTGAATGGCTCCTATGAGGTCCTGTCAGGTGGAAACACTATTGAGGGCTTTGAGGATTTCACAGGAGGCATTGCAGAATCttatgaattaataaatgcaCCACCAAAGCTCTTTCAAATCATGCAGAAGGCCCTGAGAATGGGTTCCCTGATGGGTTGCTCTATTGAT ATTACAAGCGCTAATGAGACAGAAGCAGTTACAGCGCTAAAACTTGTGAAAGGACATGCTTACTCAGTCACTGGTGCAGAAGAG GTTCATTGCAAAGGGAAGCTGGTTCAGCTGGTCCGCATCAGGAACCCATGGGGTCAGGTGGAGTGGACAGGACCTTGGAGTGATGG ATCCAGTGAATGGAAGTCTATCAatggagaagagaagaaaaggttGTATAACCTCGCTGAAGATGGAGAGTTCTG GATGGCCTTCTCAGACTTCATCAAGCAGTTTTCAAAGCTGGAGATCTGTAACTTGACCCCAGATACGCTCACAAGCGATGAAGTGAGTGGCTGGAACAACTACCAGTTTGAGGGCATGTGGAGGGTGGGCTCCACCGCTGGCGGCTGCCTCAATCACTTAG cCACATTCACATCCAACCCTCAGTTTGTGATTCGTCTGGAGGATGTAGATGATCATCCTGTGGATGGGAAGGAAGGATGCACCTTTCTGGTTGGACTGATGCAAAAGGATGGACGACGACAGAGGAGGCTCAACCAGGATATTGAGACCATTGGCTTTACCATTTATAAG GTTCCAGATGAG TACAAAGGCCGCAGCAATGTTCGTCTCGGCCCGGAGATCCTTTTGCGACAGACACCTGTGGCTGTAAGCACCTTCATCAACACGCGTGAAGTGTGCGAACGCTTCAAGCTCCCTCCAGGGGAATACGCCATAATTCCCTCGACCTTCAAACCTCATAAGAATGGCAGCTTTCTTCTCAGGGTGTTTTCAGAGAACCATGCTGCAACCAG tCCACTGGAGGAGAAAATTACTGCTAAATTAGAAGAG GAGGTGATATCTGAGAAAGATGTGGATCCTCATTTCAAGTATCTCTTCAAGCAGATTGCTGGCAGT GACATGGAGGTGTCTGTCTTTGAACTGATGGAAGTTTTGAACAAAGTTGTCTCTCAGC GTTCTGATATCAAGACACATGAATTCAGCCTCGAGACATGTCGTCTCATTGTCAGTCTGCTGGAT AAAGATGAAAGCTCCACATTGGGACTGATGGAATTCCacttgctttggataaaattgcAGAAATATCTG GAGATCTTTAAACAACGAGACACAGACCACTCTGGTACCATGAGCTCACACGAGATGAGAGAAGCAGTCACCGAAGCAG GTTTCCAGGTCAACAGCGCGGTGCTGCAGGCCATTGTCAATCGTTACGCTGATGCTCAGTATGCCATAGACTTTGACTGTTTTGTAAGCTGTCTCATTAAACTGGAAATGCTCTACA AAATGTTTAAGTCTCTGGAAAAAGGCAACTCAGGGAAGATTGAACTGGACATGCAAGAG TGGCTGTGCCTGGCGATCTACTAA